In Bradysia coprophila strain Holo2 chromosome X unlocalized genomic scaffold, BU_Bcop_v1 contig_40, whole genome shotgun sequence, the genomic stretch AATTCACACCAGCAGTCAGTGCCATGCCAATAAtcaaaaaagcatttttttaTGGTATCAGAATTTGTGTAGTGATaccttatttttgaaaatttcttgcTCGCTGCGCTCGCAATTACATTTCTTCCACTTCTATCGTAACACTATCATTCATTTCAATAGTCTCCGGAATGCACGTCTTAAACAAGCAGCAATTTTCGTTAGTACCACCTTGTTATATGAAATTCATATAGAAAAATTCGCGCTTAAATTGCGTTTGCCAGTGGCGCTGAAAACCTTAATCCGCCCCTGCAAGACACATTTATGAACCTTCATGTACCACAATTGTGAGAACTTTTATCGAATAAAGTCACATTCTTTATGAAAGGTATAAACATTTATAGAAATAACTATTTAAGCTGTAAAATGAGCCAGACAAGGCCACAACCATTTaacaaaagttcaattttcgtgtctgttgattcgaggcgaagccgataaCTAAAGGACTGAGGGCTCTGAAAGAACCGTTTAAGCTATGAAAAATATCGTATTTGACGCATGCAGCATGTAAGAACCAATATGTTGTAAAGATCAGAAAGACTGTAATTAGTATTTTGAATCGTGAATCAGACGTAGTGTATGAGCTTGAGCCGTAGTAATAGTTTAGTTACTAACTTTTGCAGACAGAAGGTATGAGACTTAACATTTGTGTTCGAATTCTATAAATTTGTGAGTTTCTTTACGGGAAAAGTCGAACGTATATTTGCGAGCGAAATTTgatcataaaattatttaatagaaaaaacaacatcaaaattacttacctaATAATGACTATAAAAAGCGACTTCACGTTACATCACAATACAGCATACAAAAACGATCCAtgcttccaattttttttttaaataaaattaaaattgaaaattatcatAAACGGTCAATCATCCAATTCTGTACATAGAAATAAAGGCATTCACGTTCAATATATATAATAATTAGATTAGATAAAtaccaaaaatgaaaataaaaaattatttcgtttaacaaaattgaaaatgaaatatactTTTAACAAGCAGATGTTTCTAAATCCGTCAAAGAATTTGTTGGTACAGGAAAATGAACGTTCTGGTCAGTTAAAGATTGTTGACCTAATAACGGGGCATGCTcctctataaaaaaaatcaaaaacaaaagaaataattaaaaaaaaaacaaatttcaatttgacaattttggttaaggctcggaacgggttcgggttgacctgaTCAGTTCAGGTTATGACCCGAACCGGTCTTAGACCCGAACCGGAACTAAgacttcgggttcaacccgaacttgacccgaaccagaattttcgatttcgggttcaaaccgaacccgacccgaacccgaagttattcaacccgtacttgacccgaacccgaattttcatttcgggtttgacccgaacctgatctgaacccgaaattttcaaataaatcaggtccggttcgggtgacccgaaaattttacactaaaaaatgccaaaaatttcgggttaacccgaaccggacctgatttatttgaagatctcgggttcaggtcaggttcgggtcaaacccgaaatggaaattcgggttcgggtcaagtaagggttgaataacttcgggttcgggtcgggttcggttggaacccgaaatcgaaaatttaggttcgggtcaagttcgggttgaacccgaagtcttagtttcggttcgggtcaagatcaggttcgggttccggtctgaccgaacccgacccgttccgagccttaattTTGGTGATAGAGATGTAAGCTTTTCGATATCACTTGAAACGTAAAGTAGCAGTTGAAacaaagaaacgaaaattagGCTGAGAGCCCACGTGCATATCATAATAATGTCATCATAAGGCAGCGGAATGAAACGAACATTGTTACACTATTTTAAGACGAAAGATCTCTGTGCTTgcacttttgtttgtgtgAGCGTTAGGAGGTCTCTTACGTGACTAGGCCCAAAGTTTGTCTTAGTCAGAGTTATTGAAGTGTCTGGTTTAGATGACAAATTGAACACATGAATATTTGACTGGATTACACTAGGGCCACTCAGGTTAAGAGTCCTGTTAGCGCTCAAAAACGATAGTACcggaacaaagaaaaaaatctttcgagaCAATATTTCCCCAAAAATGGCCCTGCAATAATGGTGCAGGTTTCAAGCCGTGACCTTCTATAGAATTGAGATGCAAGAGTACATACTATCGGTCTAAGAAGCGACATAATAATTTAACTAAGTCTGATGTTAAATACCTTATTGAGACAAGACTACAACAAAGGATGGCTACAGTTAGAGACAGTGGAATTTcatcatgaatttgcttcagctgatccatacaaacaatcaaaactgtttacacgtctttatacggttttaccacgtCTTGATTGTATATGTGGATaagctgaaacaaattcatgctgaaatttcatcCAGCGGATGTCTGTACTGTCGCATGACAAGCccaacaaaaatgtgtttttccgATTTTAAGTTCACTGTGTAAGATGATGATAATGACCAAGACATTAAAAGAATATCATCGaaataaataagaaacaaaaagaaacattGCTGACAGCAGCATATCGACTTATCAAACATCAACAATGCAAACAATCAACTCGcatgcaaaaattgacaattgtTAGACACAAAATGCAGAAACGGAAATTCGccaacttttcaaatttaattacctTGAAGTTGTCGACTAATTAGCGCTGTGATGCCATGACCATCTGACGAGCCTTTTTTCATCAACATCATTGGTTTATCTTTCATATCATCGTATTCTCCAGGAAGAAATCCATTGCTGGCGGCCATGGTTTCGCTTACCTAAAATGTCGAAGGTAAATCTATCATCAAAAGATTGCAGCTCAAGTCATAACTTCGTATGAAACAAAGTGAGATGCAAGTAAACATTCTGGGCactagggcgtatcgaattttgagaattttaagggtcgcgatagcctgtgtgcggaaaacgtagatcattgaaaactaagtcccccgggaagaagtccccccggacgactttaactttcaaatggtcataactcggaaagttaatagtatttttgaaaacaatgttctagcaggatgcagagcgttaaaaactctacaaaactgccaaagaaaccgatggtccaaaaggtgtgtctgtcgaggttttctaacatcgaaagttcgacattttggtttttgacttttatttcctgagagacaaattattaactttagcttttggcatgaggttgtagaggaggtcgagtactaccagtacactaggcattgtcccggtcggcgatccatccgaaaccactttttcaacattaatgaatgaactttttaagtgtacccacgaaGCCAGAAcagacactgtaaccggtgttgctgagtcgaggtaaccttggccagtaagtgcacataatattccataacagtagctgaactcttttacaaaatatttaagaattcgtaataatcgttttaattagttatttgacccacgaacagtagtaagaagtcgatttcgttgcaaatacacatttttcgatatttttacaaaaggttgaacttcgtggtataccgtgtcaatataatgtgctacatcgagatcccaaatattttgtaaaagagttcagctactgttatggaatattatgtgcacttactggccaaggttacctcgactcagcaacaccggttacagtggctgcactggcttcgtgggcgacgtgggtacacttaaaaagttcattcattaatgttgaaaaagtggtttcggatggatcgccgaccgggacaatgcctagtgtactggtagtactcgacctcctctacaacctcatgccaaaagctaaagttaataatttgtctctcaggaaataaaagtcaaaaaccaaaatgtcgaactttcgatgttagaaaacctcgacagacacaccttttggaccatcggtttctttggcagttttgtagagtttttaacgctctacatcctgctagaacattgttttcaaaaatactctcaactttccgagttatgaccatttgaaagttaaagtcgtccggggggacttcttcccgggcaccttcggatccatcaaccatatgcctggaattagttttcaatgatctacgttttccgcacacaggctatcgcggcccttaaaaattctaaaaattcgatacgccctactgGGCACATAGTGTTTGTGATGTCAGAGCTTTAGTCATTAGACGACTGATTAAAGCAGTGCACGAAAGCACATCGCTATCTCATAGTGCTGTTTGTGCCATTTCCACGTAACGCAAAAACTAGGATTTTCAAGACTCTTCTCTCCCCCTGTCGcacataatacaaaaaaaaatccacacacaaaaatgtatggaccGTCATACAAGCCTTATACCACTCTAATTTATGAACGACCCCTTGCTTGCACTGTATGAATATATGGTGTGTAAAGAAAAAGTTCTCCATACCTGGGTGACCTGCATCAACTTCTTCACTACATCTCTGCTTAAAATATGATCAAATACGGTTTGTAGAAACGGTTCTTCCATGATAGAAAGTTTCAGTTTGTCACGATGCCAGATTAAAATCCGCGAATCTTCAATCGCAGTAATTGAAACCTGAAACAACCATCACATTGTGAGAAGTCTGCATCAAACGAAATTACcaataaaatgtgaattttactTGTGAAAAGTCATCAGTCGACACACCGAACCATTCCGGCGAATCGAGGAATTGATTTGAAAAGACGATGTGTAAAgctttttgattttgtgaCACGACCAGCCTACAAATGCTTTGGTTAGTAGAATTCTTCGGGAATCGGGACCAGGATATTTGCATGTGAAACTTACTTTCCCGATAAAACCAGTGACAGACTGTCGATTTTTGAAACCTTTTCTTGTGCATACACTTCCTGGTATCTCAGGGATCTGATAAGCTTCATACAGCTTAGGATCTTCTTAAATTGATAGCGAGAAACGCGGAGTGGTTGAAACAGTGATGAGTATATCTGTTGAAGAAATGTAATGCAAATGTGAAGCCGATTATTCGATCAGTTCAACTAATCAGAAAGTGATCATGATCGTGGCAGGAAAccggaaatttaaaaaaaaataaaatttgatcgCTTGCGTGCTCCGTATTCACCCGCTGCGGTCAAATCTTATTTTCCATTACGGAATTACTTATCGCAATCCCATTCTAAATGGCAAACAAAACTTACCGactcaatttctttttcaaatcgAACTGGTCGGAGTCGACACAACAGTACAACTAGATATACTAAATTCGTTGCTAGAAAAATGCTACTCCATAAAACCACATCAGCAGAACATTCAATAATCCATCCCCACATCGTTAGCAATATGCATCCAACCACCAGTGAGCACCGCAACCATAACATTCCATAAGAACCATGCGGCGCAACAAAAGCTAAAAAAAAGAACGCATTGCCCAACTGGTAATACAGATGATTGGGTCGGTGCCACAATGCACAGTGTTCAATCGTCCAATCTACCGGTCCAGTTGATTTGTGGGTTTCGTTTCCTAACAGATCCGTATCGCGTGTAACTTTTAGATCAGTACTTGTCTTGGTGGACTCCACCACCAGACCAAGTGCCATTGCACTCAATAACAACATGTTACACGCGGTTGATAAAATTACGACCCGATCTTAACcacaatgttttgtttttgttctcaGCTTAAGTCTAAACAGTACCATGCTATCACGCCCAGGTCTGGGGTTGttgtttcttattttgtttcgtttcgtttcgttttgtttaatGTATAAAATTCACGTCATAGTTTTCAACCAGTTAAAAgcaatttcattattatttgtaTTTTAGTCACACTATTATTGTGTTGTACACGCACCGATTAACATCACTGAATCTGTGATGAAACCtgtaataattgaaaattgagtAAAGTTAATAAATTGCGTTAAGTAACATGGAAACTGAGAAGAAAATggacaacagcaacaacaagagcaatagttatttacctGACAGGggacaaaaagaagaaaagtagtgttttcgtgtgaattttgttgatccgaggcgtagccgagggcAATAAACACGTGAAAATGagacttttcttttttataccgagggattcttttgaatttcgactgaccgaaatcggcgctattttttccgggacttttttatatatgcctagttaggccttggtgcctaggccccaaaaccagtctaaGATATTTTGATCTTCtatacctggctggttgtaagtggccaaaagtcgaaaaatggggtttcgtagttcagatttcatttcagtaaggtggcgaggacacgggcgtgtatgggttcgttggaaagctgaggtcaagtactcctggggcaaatattaacttcataaaatttgataataatcagccgaaaatatgacttccggaaaatttctcagaatcgatgtaacctcggtgaactttgctgagtgctgtgacctcactaatgcaattatttgattaaattattacttattatgaatgtggaggacctcagctttacaccgatatccatatttagtagtttggtacgtaacagatgaaaactgtgtgtttcactccgccaaactagtaaatatgcgtatcgctgtaaagctgaggccttccacattcataataagtaataatttaatcaaataattgcattagggAGGTCGCAgcactcatcaaagttcaccgaggttacatcaattttgagaaattttccggaagtcatattttcggctgattattatcaaattttatgaagttattatttgccccaggagtacttgacctcagctttccaacgaacccatacacgcccgtgtcctcgccaccttacggaaatgacatccggactacgaaaccccatttttcgacttttggccacttacaaccagccaggtatagaagatcaaaaatatctgagactggttttggggcctaggcaccaaggcctaactaggcatatataaaaaagtcccggaaaaaatagcgccgatttcggtcagtcgaaattcaaaagaatccctcaccgagttatgtaatggtcTATCTAGGGACGAAAATTAGATcaacttcacacgaaaactggactttgcaactttttatcccttgtcatGTAATACAATACCAGCTTTAGCCCAAGGTACTTTCaatcatcgtgatacgagacaTCAAACTATTTCACGTGTACTGTACGGCATTGtgctttacgagcgagggaaagacttttcccTAGTGAGGGAAACGGCACTTTCCCTACTTAGTAaagtaaataactattatatgcttttgaaacctagaccaatttttttcccttagATGTGTTATAAGCCATTTTCGACCCCAGGGAAAACAATCTgcgaaaaaatccattcaatTTGAAGAGACACAATGAAAGATTAAAACAGAACGCTGTACGACCTAAAAGTACTCGTTCGATTTGAATAAACTTTTCTACACGATGATGAGTACATAACTTTACGCTAGCAGACTATTAGCGACGCTGATACACTGACAAATCACAATAAAGAACCATTCTCACAATATATAAGCGTAAAAGATGCATTGTCTTCGAAGTAATTGAATCTCTCATTCCACCGTGTATCGTTGCAAACAATGCGATAAGAACGAAAAGGGCATCATAAAATACCGTCATTTACAAAtataattgatttaattagaattttctgaagaaaatgTCACAAGATTCAAATTATGTTTCTGCCAGTTCCGACTCCTTTTATGACAACAAATAATACAACGTGATAATTAGCTCACATGAGATGTTATTGAATGTGTCGGGTGTTTGAATGTTTTCGTAGCGTGAAAATCTTTTGtcataaaataaatcaatttgctCGAAAATTAGTTACAACTAGTTATGAAAGGACTGGGGACTCAGGGGTGGTTGAATCATTAgcgaaataattgaaaatcgtaCGTAACTATGGATCGGAATCGTCAAGGAGACGGATTgatgtaaaatgttttataaattgcgaatcaataaaatcgaCTTGATTTGTGGGCGACGATGTTTTGTTTAGttgaacacacacacacaaaacctAAGAACATTTTACCCTCAGTCTGTGGGCCACGGGTTCAAACATTGGCAAAACGAAGCTGGAATCTCTTTTTTATCGTCGTCAGAAAACAATTTGTGAGGGTAATTGCACAACTAAATCATGCTGCCACTGactttaattaaagaaaattttccctCGTTCTCTCAGCTGTGATTGGTGCAAttttgtggttttgttttcgaaaCAGAATCCAAGTTTGTTTCACAAAACTTTGTCGTGCTGCACAGCGTTTTACTATAATGTTCGCGATGTAATAATGCATATGAACCGAAATTGGAACAAATACATTTTAACCAACCAGATTGACTTTTTCGCAACAGCATGCAAAGTCAAGTCATTCACCCTCGAGAAGATAAGATTACTTCTGTATTAAATGGCACATAATCTTTCGGTCGACTTAGGGAAACTTTTGACTTTAATGGAAATGAAAGGGAGAGAGCAATAGACAgatgtttgtttgaaatgcATTTTGAATGAATGTTTAATCTGGTTAAACAGATCGGTcgaatcaaaattgaaaagaacgCTGTCGCCGTCGGCATTTCGATTGAATTTTTCGGCTGGGTTAAACTCTAAGCTACAGCGTATTATGGATTATCAAGTGGCTCGAATTATGGTTTTTTTCGTGATAGGGTGGAGGCAGCAGGGCAAAATTGCAGTTTATAGTACAAACCCCGATTGGGGCAAAAGTGGGTGGGATCGTTTGGGAGAGGTCCACTGAtgacaaaacaacaagaattttGGCGCGGAAGCCCGTTCCCGAGACAACAGGGCCCTCCAAAGttttaatatgttttccaattttcacgcttttttgatgaaattaataGAGACAGGTCCTCTGATGATAAAGCAACAATAAGTGGGACGCAGAAACTCCTCTCAAAGCGCCAGGGCACTCAaaagttttcagattttttacaatttttgtccttttaacgaaattaaaaGAGACAGGTACCCTGACGACAAAACGAGAAGAATCGGGACGCAGAAACGAATTCCGGACCAGAATTCACAAAAGTAAAGTTAATTGTTTGTGTAGTTGTCGGCACTTCGTACAAGGAACATATGTTGAAGCGCGCAGTCTAGTCGTCGGCATTTCGTTCAAGGAACATGAAGTTATGTCGAAGCGAGTAGTCTAGTCGTCGGCATTTCGTACAAGGAACATGAAGTTATGTTGAAGAGCGCAGTGTAGTCGTCGGCATTTCGTACAAGGAACATGAAGTTATGTTAAAGCGCGCAGTCTAGTCGTCGCCATTTCGTACAAGGAACATGAAGTTATGTTGAAGCGCGCAGTGTAGTCGTCGGAATTTCGTACAAGGAACATGAAGTTATGTTGAAGCGCGCAGTCTAGTCGTCGGCATTTCGTACAAGGAACATAAAGTTGTGCTGTTGTGTGAGGGGGTCATCTAGTATTGATCTCGTATAAAATGcgccaaaattttaaaaattatgaaaacgtTGAAGTGGTCTGGCGCTTCGGGAGGGGTTTCTGCGTCCCACTTCTTGTTGCTTTGTCATCAAGGGACCTGTCTCTattaatttcgtcaaaaaaagcgtgaaaatttgaaaaaaatatgaaaactttgGGGGGCCCTGGCGTCTCGACGAGAGGCTTCCGCGCCCtaattcttgttgttttgtcaTCAGGTAACCTCCCCCTATCGATCCCACCCACGTTTGCCCCAAACGGAGTTTGTACTATAAACTGCAATTTAGCCCATAaatcgttgtatgaatctcggtgcaaagtacCTCATCAGCCTGCGGCGTCGTGTCATAAacacacatctagagcctaatataGTGCgtcgcactcgatgtcatgAATAAGCAATTCGAACGTGACAGATTttgatttcataaaatttaagcGATTTTATTTACCTACAATAATGACTGTACTCTCATCCAGTAACAATTATAGTGAAAACACTTAAGTCGACTTTTGGCATTTTCTGCtctattttaaacaaataaacaaacaaacaagacATTTCAATGGTGAGGCAAAAAGTGGGTTGAAAACTCTGGCAGCATTTTCCACTCAGGAATTGCATTTTATCGGCAATAAAGTATGAGGCGAGTACTCTCTGTAACATAcgaatatatgtatatatgtatgtatacaTCTAGATCAATCACACATTTATAGAAACAACTGGAGTGGATAGCTTTTTCTTTTCTAGTCATCAAAACGTTCATATGACTGAGggaacgaaaaacaaaaaaaaaatagaaattcccGTGTCCcagaaaatttatatggaaCAGTTCATATA encodes the following:
- the LOC119069883 gene encoding blood vessel epicardial substance isoform X2; translation: MLLLSAMALGLVVESTKTSTDLKVTRDTDLLGNETHKSTGPVDWTIEHCALWHRPNHLYYQLGNAFFFLAFVAPHGSYGMLWLRCSLVVGCILLTMWGWIIECSADVVLWSSIFLATNLVYLVVLLCRLRPVRFEKEIESIYSSLFQPLRVSRYQFKKILSCMKLIRSLRYQEVYAQEKVSKIDSLSLVLSGKLVVSQNQKALHIVFSNQFLDSPEWFGVSTDDFSQVSITAIEDSRILIWHRDKLKLSIMEEPFLQTVFDHILSRDVVKKLMQVTQVSETMAASNGFLPGEYDDMKDKPMMLMKKGSSDGHGITALISRQLQVGNPNAWRLGRIDELDHETAV
- the LOC119069883 gene encoding blood vessel epicardial substance isoform X1 produces the protein MLLLSAMALGLVVESTKTSTDLKVTRDTDLLGNETHKSTGPVDWTIEHCALWHRPNHLYYQLGNAFFFLAFVAPHGSYGMLWLRCSLVVGCILLTMWGWIIECSADVVLWSSIFLATNLVYLVVLLCRLRPVRFEKEIESIYSSLFQPLRVSRYQFKKILSCMKLIRSLRYQEVYAQEKVSKIDSLSLVLSGKLVVSQNQKALHIVFSNQFLDSPEWFGVSTDDFSQVSITAIEDSRILIWHRDKLKLSIMEEPFLQTVFDHILSRDVVKKLMQVTQVSETMAASNGFLPGEYDDMKDKPMMLMKKGSSDGHGITALISRQLQALPRISKYYYCVGNPNAWRLGRIDELDHETAV